From one Eucalyptus grandis isolate ANBG69807.140 chromosome 9, ASM1654582v1, whole genome shotgun sequence genomic stretch:
- the LOC104419757 gene encoding ATP-dependent DNA helicase DDM1, whose translation MKVEEAAAESPTSVLGEDGNHTEELVPKLEEEILLTAKNGDSSLISKAMAEEEENLLDARVKEDVEQENNSEEPPELDDNQLTKLDELLTQTQLYTEFLLEKMDDITFNEVDQQSESTEKKKGRGRKRKAVYNQRKAKRAVAAMLTRSQEGPNEEDVNLTEGEIFEKEQQKLVPLLTGGKLKPYQVKGVKWLISLWQNGLNGILADQMGLGKTIQTIGFLAHLKGKGLDGPYLVIAPLSTLSNWVNEIQRFVPSMKAIIYHGDKKQRDELRRKYMPRTVGPSFPIIVTSYEVAMNDAKKCLRHYSWKYIVVDEGHRLKNAQCKLLKQLKFLSTENKLLLTGTPLQNNLAELWSLLNFILPDIFSSHEEFESWFDLSGKYSNAATKEELEDKKRAQVVAKLHAILRPFLLRRMKADVEQMLPRKKEIILYATMTEHQRNFQDHLINKTLENHLLETVDIGSGMKGKLNNLMVQLRKNCNHPDLLESAFNGSHFYPPVEQIVEQCGKFRLLDKLLGKLFERKHKVLIFTQWTKILDIMDYYFSEKGYEVCRIDGNVKLDERKRQIQEFNDVNSIYRIFLLSTRAGGLGINLTAADTCILYDSDWNPQMDLQAMDRCHRIGQTKPVHVYRFATALSVEGRILKRAFSKLKLEHVVIAKGQFHQERNKPHNNLEEEDLLALLREEETAEDKMIQTDISDEDLERILDRSDLISGPLSDAEKSDAAAASAVPLKGPGWEVVIPTASGGMLSTLNS comes from the exons ATGAAGGTCGAAGAAGCCGCTGCGGAGTCGCCGACGTCGGTGCTCGGGGAAGAC GGCAATCACACAGAGGAATTGGTCCCCAAGCTGGAGGAAGAGATACTTTTAACTGCGAAGAATGGAGATTCTTCTCTTATTTCAAAAGCCATGgctgaggaggaagaaaatttgCTGGATGCACGTGTGAAAGAAGATGtggaacaagaaaataattctGAAGAACCACCGGAACTGGATGACAACCAGCTTACTAAGCTTGATGAGCTTCTAACACAAACCCAGCTATACACTGAATTTTTGCTGGAGAAAATGGATGATATCACATTT AATGAAGTGGACCAACAGAGTGAAAgcactgaaaaaaagaaaggacgtGGTCGGAAAAGAAAAGCGGTATACAATCAG AGAAAGGCCAAGAGGGCGGTTGCTGCGATGTTGACAAGATCACAAGAGGgtccaaatgaagaagatgtgAATCTGACAGAGggagaaatatttgaaaaagagcAGCAAAAACTTGTACCCTTGTTGACTGGTGGAAAGTTGAAGCCTTATCAAGTCAAAGGTGTGAAGTGGTTAATCTCATTGTGGCAAAATGGATTGAATGGAATCCTGGCAGATCAGATGGGACTTGGGAAGACTATCCAGACCATCGGTTTCCTTGCACATTTGAAAGGGAAGGGGTTGGATGGACCATATTTAGTAATTGCTCCTCTCTCTACTTTGTCCAACTGGGTCAATGAGATTCAAAG GTTTGTTCCCTCTATGAAAGCGATCATATACCATGGTGACAAGAAACAAAGGGATGAGTTGCGGCGCAAGTATATGCCTCGAACGGTTGGACCCAGTTTCCCGATAATTGTCACTTCCTATGAGGTTGCAATGAATGATGCAAAAAAATGTTTGAGACACTACAGTTGGAAATACATTGTTGTGGATGAG GGGCATCGGTTGAAAAATGCACAGTGCAAGCTACTGAAGCAGTTGAAGTTCTTGAGTACTGAAAATAAACTCTTATTAACTGGGACACCTTTGCAGAACAATTTGGCCGAGCTATGGTCATTACTCAACTTTATTCTACCTGATATTTTCTCGTCCCATGAAGAATTTGAATCCTG GTTTGATCTGTCGGGAAAGTATAGCAATGCAGCAACGAAGGAAGAATtagaagacaaaaaaagggCTCAA GTGGTGGCAAAACTCCATGCTATATTGCGTCCATTTCTTCTCCGAAGAATGAAAGCTGATGTTGAGCAGATGCTTCCTCGTAAAAAGGAGATTATCTTATACGCCACTATGACTGAGCATCAGAGGAACTTTCAGGATCATTTGATAAACAAGACTTTGGAAAATCACTTGCTGGAGACCGTTGACATTG GATCTGGAATGAAGGGAAAACTTAATAATCTGATGGTCCAGCTTCGCAAGAACTGCAACCATCCTGATCTTTTGGAGTCAGCTTTTAATGGATCAc ATTTCTATCCTCCTGTTGAACAGATTGTTGAACAGTGTGGCAAATTTCGTTTGCTAGATAAATTGTTGGGAAAGCTATTTGAACGCAAGCATAAG GTTCTGATCTTCACCCAGTGGACAAAAATTCTTGATATAATGGATTACTATTTCAGTGAAAAAGGATATGAAGTCTGTCGAATAGATGGAAATGTCAAGTTAGATGAGAGGAAAAGACAG ATTCAGGAGTTTAACGATGTGAATAGCATCTACAGAATATTTCTTCTCAGCACTAGGGCAGGTGGACTGGGTATAAACCTCACTGCTGCTGACACTTGCATTCTATATGATAGTGACTGG AACCCTCAAATGGACTTGCAGGCTATGGACAGATGTCACAGAATAGGTCAAACCAAGCCTGTTCATGTTTACAGGTTTGCAACGGCGCTATCGGTGGAG GGCCGCATCTTGAAGAGGGCTTTTAGTAAGTTGAAGTTGGAGCATGTGGTGATTGCAAAAGGACAATTTCACCAAGAAAGAAACAAGCCTCATAATAACTTGGAG GAAGAGGATCTACTGGCATTGCTCCGAGAGGAAGAGACTGCTGAAGATAAGATGATACAGACGGATATTAGCGATGAGGATCTGGAGAGGATCTTGGACCGCAGTGATCTGATTTCTGGTCCACTTAGTGATGCTGAGAAATCTGATGCTGCAGCAGCAAGTGCAGTGCCTCTCAAAGGACCTGGTTGGGAGGTGGTGATACCAACTGCATCTGGAGGCATGCTTTCGACACTCAACAGCTAA
- the LOC104419758 gene encoding uncharacterized protein LOC104419758, which yields MSAMTDSESDSMLDDGCLLSDKDNVSEESGGWTIVDQMESLDLNGWFSDWECCSDGSDSIGQGMQSLHLNEAVEIYHPERFVHQRLNPSAEFTRRIRPPRVTCIEEVVRVHVLPLLPAKSLCKFRAVCKGWNQWISNPFLAHQQTMQFRRISGFFCQKPGFYFYFIPLDPPTRSMPDPYLTFMPTHVNIRSICSGLLCVQGVDDIYYICNPVTKKWKMLPNPSFYHGPGTAVSLAFEPLMFNFSQNFELVCAVPVPGSGIVVFEIFSSRSRSWRASEDLCFELANATFIGDGYYWGGSVYWVVDCGVILVFNPRIEQYSIMQLPVGTSTNGNLTEMHGELCYMVALEEGSDIAVHIYGVMDMSSRCRICIPSACSGNPRQVRLMGCVDGDVLVVCIGNVVISHRVSTRETRMLGTDKMLEGCTVMRYLPYVNSLVYVNELPEPYDHRESMEC from the exons ATGTCGGCAATGACGGACTCGGAGTCAGATAGCATGCTGGATGACGGTTGCTTGTTGAGTGATAAGGACAACGTTTCTGAAGAGAGTGGTGGTTGGACCATAGTCGATCAAATGGAGTCCTTGGACCTGAATGGCTGG TTCAGTGATTGGGAATGCTGTTCTGATGGGAGTGATTCAATTGGACAAGGAATGCAGTCCTTGCACCTCAATGAAGCG GTAGAAATCTACCATCCTGAACGCTTCGTTCATCAAAGGTTGAATCCTTCTGCAGAATTCACCAGAAGGATAAGGCCGCCCAGGGTAACTTGCATTGAAGAGGTAGTAAGGGTGCATGTTCTCCCTTTGCTTCCTGCCAAATCGTTGTGCAAATTCAGAGCTGTTTGTAAAGGATGGAATCAATGGATTTCGAATCCCTTTTTAGCCCACCAGCAAACCATGCAGTTCCGACGCATCTCTGGCTTCTTTTGCCAGAAGCCTGGTTTTTATTTCTACTTCATTCCTCTGGACCCACCGACGCGTAGCATGCCAGATCCATATCTTACATTCATGCCCACGCATGTCAATATCCGCTCCATTTGCAGTGGCTTGCTTTGTGTCCAAGGAGTCGATGACATCTATTATATTTGCAACCCTGTGACAAAGAAGTGGAAAATGCTTCCGAATCCAAGTTTCTATCATGGACCTGGAACAGCGGTTTCCCTCGCCTTCGAGCCCTTGATGTTTAACTTCTCCCAAAATTTTGAGCTGGTTTGTGCGGTTCCGGTACCTGGTTCGGGAATTGTAgtatttgagattttctcatCAAGGTCAAGGTCCTGGAGGGCCTCAGAAGACTTATGCTTTGAGCTGGCAAATGCAACATTCATTGGCGATGGATACTATTGGGGTGGATCTGTTTATTGGGTGGTTGACTGTGGGGTAATACTTGTCTTCAATCCGAGGATCGAGCAATACAGTATTATGCAATTACCTGTTGGAACCAGTACCAATGGTAATCTGACTGAGATGCATGGGGAGTTGTGTTATATGGTGGCCCTCGAAGAAGGCTCTGATATTGCTGTACACATATATGGGGTAATGGACATGAGCTCGAGGTGTCGGATCTGTATCCCGTCGGCATGTTCTGGAAACCCGAGGCAAGTTCGCCTTATGGGTTGTGTTGACGGGGATGTCCTCGTGGTGTGCATAGGAAATGTCGTGATATCGCATCGTGTCTCCACAAGAGAAACTCGGATGTTGGGCACAGACAAGATGCTTGAAGGATGCACGGTGATGAGGTATCTGCCCTACGTGAACAGCCTGGTATATGTGAATGAGCTCCCTGAGCCCTACGACCATCGGGAGAGCATGGAATGCTAG